CGTGGCGCCAGAACGTCGGCGTGCAATCACTACCGAGGCGGCGCCCGCTGCCAGCACGCCTGCTCCAGCCAGCCCCCAAACAATGAGGCCGGGATCAGTAGCCAACTTCTCCGGCCCTACTGCCGCACGAGCGTCCGTGACGCTGGAGACAGCAACGAAGTCGGAATCATGGTTGCCACCCCCCTTACCGTTGCCGTTGTTTCCGCGTCCGTGGTTGCCGTTGTTTACAGCCACCCGTGCAGAGCGAGTAACTCCGGACTCTGAACCAACGGCTGTAATCATGAAGCTTCCGGCGTCTTCGAAGGTGACGCTCGTAGTAATGGCGCCTTCACCGTTGGCGACAACGCTGAAGTTCGCTGGAGCGCTCCCCTGTGGTCCACCCCTCTTCTCGAAAGTGATGTTGACGGTTTCGCCTGGGAGGTATCCGCCGGCG
This genomic interval from Paenarthrobacter aurescens TC1 contains the following:
- a CDS encoding hypothetical protein (identified by Glimmer2; putative), with amino-acid sequence MKKTITTLMVAGTVMFAGIAPAVASTYPAPGNEQGTVSDGTIDRGETITFAAGGYLPGETVNITFEKRGGPQGSAPANFSVVANGEGAITTSVTFEDAGSFMITAVGSESGVTRSARVAVNNGNHGRGNNGNGKGGGNHDSDFVAVSSVTDARAAVGPEKLATDPGLIVWGLAGAGVLAAGAASVVIARRRSGATPSD